The following are encoded together in the Spartinivicinus poritis genome:
- a CDS encoding ATP-binding protein, which produces MRLFLSLYHLGIQGRIMVVIAMMSVLQIGLVGGVFLAQHAQTIENLTGGRALAIAQAVAQLPDIRDSLLKQDANRVQQLVEPIRQITQAEFIVVGDVSGRRLSHPIIERIGGRMVGGDNEAALQQGKSYISKAVGTLGPSIRGKTPVFSNSGNIIGLVSVGYLQTDVDSVVFQHQFLLYGLLAGVILLAMITAVLIATHIKRAILGLEPEEITRLYQEQSATLQSVSEGILALDNNGFITQFNLAAVNTLQLPKEWLTNKLKQPVKTLCTEGDILLAMQQQGKQVKDLALVVNDQPIIVNGQPISDGGMVFSFRCQDEMSQLAEQLSQVKQYSDTLRVQSHEYSNKLHTLAGLIQLGEHSNALALIKQETSGVQAFMSFLRNAIPDPELAAIVLGHYHRAKELGVTLLIEEDSYLEGLPATLDRMALVTILGNLVNNAFEAALQTTTVNPVVKLGVTDSGNEIIFEVEDNGIGIPDNLSHSIFEKGTSTKSQLGHGIGLYLVKQAVERLKGMITIEAASPTGTRFVVYIPK; this is translated from the coding sequence ATGCGTTTATTTCTATCGCTATATCATTTAGGTATTCAAGGGCGCATCATGGTGGTGATTGCAATGATGAGTGTATTGCAAATCGGCCTGGTGGGAGGAGTGTTTTTAGCTCAACATGCCCAAACCATTGAAAACTTAACAGGTGGTAGAGCATTAGCTATTGCGCAAGCGGTGGCTCAACTGCCTGACATTCGAGACTCTCTGCTAAAACAAGATGCTAATCGTGTACAGCAATTGGTTGAGCCCATCCGGCAAATCACCCAAGCTGAGTTTATTGTGGTGGGGGATGTTTCTGGTCGGCGTTTATCTCACCCTATTATTGAACGCATTGGGGGGAGGATGGTCGGTGGTGATAATGAAGCGGCACTACAACAAGGAAAGTCTTATATCTCAAAGGCGGTAGGAACCCTTGGGCCATCTATTCGAGGCAAAACCCCTGTTTTTTCAAACTCAGGTAATATTATAGGGCTGGTATCAGTGGGGTATTTGCAAACAGATGTTGATAGTGTGGTTTTTCAGCACCAGTTTTTACTATATGGGTTATTAGCAGGGGTTATTTTATTGGCTATGATCACGGCGGTATTAATTGCCACTCATATCAAACGTGCCATATTAGGCTTAGAACCTGAAGAAATTACTCGTCTGTATCAAGAACAAAGTGCTACTTTGCAGTCTGTTTCAGAAGGCATTTTGGCTTTAGATAACAATGGCTTTATTACTCAGTTTAATTTAGCTGCTGTTAATACATTACAACTGCCAAAGGAATGGTTAACGAATAAGTTAAAGCAGCCAGTAAAAACCTTGTGTACAGAAGGGGACATCCTATTAGCCATGCAGCAACAAGGTAAGCAGGTAAAAGATTTAGCACTTGTAGTCAATGATCAACCTATCATTGTCAATGGTCAGCCTATTTCTGATGGTGGTATGGTCTTTAGTTTTAGGTGCCAGGATGAGATGAGTCAGCTGGCTGAGCAGTTAAGCCAGGTTAAGCAGTATTCTGATACCTTACGGGTACAAAGTCATGAGTACTCAAATAAGCTACATACTTTGGCTGGTTTGATTCAGTTAGGAGAACACAGCAACGCATTGGCATTAATCAAGCAGGAAACCAGTGGCGTCCAGGCTTTTATGAGCTTTTTACGTAACGCAATACCGGATCCAGAGCTAGCAGCTATTGTACTGGGACACTATCATCGTGCTAAGGAGCTGGGAGTCACCTTATTAATAGAAGAAGATAGTTATTTAGAAGGACTTCCTGCTACCTTAGACCGTATGGCGTTAGTCACTATATTAGGCAATTTAGTCAATAACGCGTTTGAGGCAGCACTGCAAACAACAACGGTTAATCCTGTTGTTAAGTTGGGGGTGACTGATAGTGGGAATGAAATCATTTTTGAAGTAGAGGATAATGGTATAGGTATCCCTGATAATTTATCACATAGTATTTTTGAAAAAGGAACATCAACTAAAAGCCAGTTAGGCCATGGTATTGGCTTGTATTTAGTCAAGCAGGCAGTAGAAAGATTAAAGGGGATGATTACTATAGAAGCCGCGTCACCAACAGGTACTCGGTTTGTTGTCTATATACCTAAATAA
- a CDS encoding response regulator, with the protein MAALISVVIVEDDPDIAEIQRLFVEKINGFEVVGIAYNLADAKALISVLKPQLVLLDVYFPDGSGLSFLQQLRTEAAKSDVILITAAKDITTLQTALRGGVVDYIIKPVIFERFAEALQKYQSYWCQLNQLEQLQQTDIDQLITPTMPVEAKRRVLPKGLQKPTLEKVQNVFKEPDVILNAEQVGELIGISRTTARRYLEYLVSCGQLQCSLVYGDVGRPERRYSMP; encoded by the coding sequence ATGGCCGCATTAATTAGTGTTGTAATTGTTGAGGATGATCCGGATATTGCAGAAATTCAGCGGTTGTTTGTTGAAAAAATCAATGGGTTTGAGGTAGTGGGTATCGCTTATAATTTAGCAGATGCAAAAGCCCTGATCAGCGTGTTGAAACCACAGCTGGTGTTACTGGATGTGTACTTTCCAGATGGCAGTGGCTTATCATTTTTACAGCAATTACGCACTGAAGCAGCTAAGTCAGATGTGATTCTAATTACTGCAGCAAAAGACATTACCACGTTGCAAACGGCGTTACGGGGTGGTGTAGTGGATTATATTATCAAACCTGTCATATTTGAGCGGTTTGCTGAGGCGTTGCAAAAATACCAAAGTTACTGGTGTCAGTTAAATCAACTGGAACAACTACAACAAACAGATATTGATCAGCTGATTACCCCAACTATGCCAGTAGAAGCTAAACGGCGAGTGTTGCCTAAAGGGCTGCAGAAACCTACCTTAGAAAAAGTACAAAATGTTTTTAAAGAACCAGATGTTATTTTAAATGCAGAGCAAGTAGGTGAGTTGATTGGTATTAGTCGAACCACCGCTCGGCGTTATTTAGAATATTTAGTGAGCTGTGGACAGTTGCAGTGTTCGTTGGTATATGGGGATGTAGGTAGGCCCGAAAGAAGATATTCCATGCCTTAG